The following coding sequences lie in one Burkholderia cepacia genomic window:
- the rpmI gene encoding 50S ribosomal protein L35 translates to MPKMKTKKSAAKRFVVRPGGTVKRGQAFKRHILTKKTTKNKRHLRGATAVHDSDLNSVRAMLPFA, encoded by the coding sequence ATGCCGAAGATGAAGACCAAGAAGAGTGCTGCAAAGCGCTTCGTGGTGCGTCCGGGCGGTACCGTCAAGCGCGGTCAGGCCTTCAAGCGCCACATCCTGACCAAGAAAACCACGAAGAACAAGCGTCACCTGCGCGGCGCAACGGCAGTTCATGATTCCGATCTGAACTCCGTCCGCGCAATGCTGCCGTTCGCGTAA
- the rplT gene encoding 50S ribosomal protein L20: MPRVKRGVTARARHKKIINLAKGYRGRRNNVYRIAKQAVMRAGQYAYRDRRNKKRVFRALWITRINAAVRQHDMTYSVFINGLKKASIELDRKVLADMAVFDKAAFAAIVKQVKAAVAA, translated from the coding sequence ATGCCTCGAGTCAAACGTGGGGTAACCGCACGGGCCCGCCACAAGAAGATCATCAACCTGGCCAAGGGTTATCGCGGCCGCCGCAATAACGTCTACCGCATCGCCAAGCAGGCGGTGATGCGCGCTGGTCAGTACGCGTACCGCGACCGTCGCAACAAGAAGCGTGTGTTCCGCGCACTGTGGATCACGCGTATCAACGCGGCAGTTCGCCAGCACGACATGACCTACAGCGTGTTCATCAACGGCCTGAAGAAGGCGTCGATCGAACTCGACCGTAAGGTCCTGGCCGACATGGCGGTGTTCGACAAGGCTGCTTTTGCTGCGATCGTCAAGCAGGTGAAAGCCGCCGTTGCAGCCTAA
- the pheS gene encoding phenylalanine--tRNA ligase subunit alpha, with translation MDLDQIVADAQQSFEQAADITTLENEKARFLGKSGALTELLKGLGKLDPETRKTEGARINVVKQQVEAALTARRQALADALLNQRLTAEAIDVTLPGRGAGAGSLHPVMRTWERVEQIFGSIGFDVADGPEIETDWYNFTSLNSPENHPARSMQDTFYVEGKDADGRQLLLRTHTSPMQVRYARMNRPPIKVIAPGRTYRVDSDATHSPMFNQVEGLWIDENISFADLKGVYTDFLKKFFERDDILVRFRPSYFPFTEPSAEIDMMFEQGKNAGKWLEISGSGQVHPTVIRNMGLDPERYIGFAFGSGLERLTMLRYGVQDLRLFFENDLRFLRQFA, from the coding sequence ATGGATCTGGACCAGATTGTCGCCGACGCGCAGCAGTCCTTCGAACAGGCTGCCGACATCACCACGCTCGAAAACGAGAAAGCACGATTTCTCGGCAAGTCGGGTGCGCTGACCGAGTTGCTCAAGGGCCTCGGCAAGCTCGATCCCGAAACACGCAAGACCGAAGGCGCACGCATCAACGTCGTGAAGCAGCAGGTTGAAGCCGCGCTGACCGCCCGTCGCCAGGCACTGGCCGACGCGCTGCTGAATCAGCGCCTCACCGCCGAAGCGATCGACGTGACGCTGCCGGGCCGTGGCGCCGGCGCAGGCAGCCTGCACCCCGTGATGCGCACGTGGGAGCGGGTCGAACAGATTTTCGGCTCGATCGGTTTCGATGTGGCCGACGGCCCCGAAATCGAGACCGACTGGTACAACTTCACCTCGCTGAACAGCCCGGAGAACCATCCGGCGCGTTCGATGCAGGACACCTTCTACGTCGAAGGCAAGGATGCCGACGGCCGCCAGCTGCTGCTGCGTACGCACACGAGCCCGATGCAGGTGCGTTATGCGCGCATGAACCGTCCGCCGATCAAGGTGATCGCGCCGGGCCGCACGTATCGCGTCGACAGCGATGCGACCCACTCGCCGATGTTCAATCAGGTTGAGGGGCTGTGGATCGACGAGAACATCAGCTTCGCCGACCTCAAGGGCGTCTACACCGACTTCCTGAAAAAATTCTTCGAGCGCGACGACATCCTCGTGCGCTTCCGTCCGTCGTATTTCCCGTTCACGGAACCGTCGGCCGAGATCGACATGATGTTCGAGCAAGGCAAGAACGCCGGCAAGTGGCTCGAGATTTCCGGCTCGGGGCAGGTGCATCCGACCGTGATTCGCAACATGGGCCTCGATCCCGAGCGCTACATCGGCTTCGCGTTCGGCAGCGGCCTCGAGCGCCTGACGATGCTGCGCTACGGCGTCCAGGATCTCCGGCTGTTCTTCGAGAACGACCTGCGTTTCCTGCGCCAGTTCGCATAA